A segment of the Corylus avellana chromosome ca2, CavTom2PMs-1.0 genome:
TGGAAAGAAAtctaaatcaaatggaaaaatataaacaaatatcagaaataaaataaaattaaaaacaaggATTATACGTGGTTCAGTGTATGACCTTATGTCCACATTATAAAGCCCAAAAtgctacatttttcttttattcgaactatttatttatttatggtgTATGATGGAATATTAGACTCGATCGGTTTATGGGGTTAATTTGCTCACGGAACTCCCTTAAATTTAAATGCAGATATCTACTATATACAATACCACTCTCTCATGAGATTATGAAATGGGCTTGAGATTTTTTTGTCCTTTGTTTCCATAAAAAATTACTGAATCATCACTTGCTCAATTTTGTCCCTTTATCAAACCACTCcctaaaatgtgttttttttcttttagttcaTTAATTGAGTTCGTCCACTTTATcaaattaatcatatatatttcgTAATTAAGATTCAAAATAGACAAAGATAAGAAGTAGCAAGGTTGATGCAAACCAAGCAATTCCAAAATGCGGGACAGGAATATATTTCCTCAAGAGGGCAGGAAAGTAAGAGATAGAAAGAGCCattatatataagaaattgCTTTGATTCTTTCAGCAGTATAACAAGAAATACCCAAAGTATGATACAAATTAGTTTACCTcccaatttaatatttatgggGATAAATACTGAAAACATTAGGATGATCAGTTGATTGAGATCATGCGCGCTTCCTTTTCACGAAACAAATGTTCATGCTCCCACAACCATTCTTTACCATGATTGTCTGAACCTtgttgaaatgaaaaaaagaaaaagaaaattaaaattaaaatcagaaATGTGTAGAGCTTCACTTAATTAAATTACTGCTAACTTTTAAACagctgaaaacaaaaaacaaatgaaatagaATATCCAACAATCActtgcatattttttttaagcaagttATTTGTTATGTcaacaaaattaaggaaaacaatAAGTTGTGAGGAATTAGTTATAATGCATGGAATAAATGTGGTTTACCTTGCTCATGATCATCTGGCTTGAGCCTAAAAGAAGCCACCTCAATGTCGGGTACCCCATAAAATATCACAGCCTGATAGATCTTAATCTTGCCTCCATCACCAACATCCTTGGCCTCGAACgttatataaaatacaaataaattcGCACGCCTACCCATTGCCTTCAAAACCTTTACAAACTCCAGAACTCTATTCTCCTCCTACACGTACGCcaacaaattaaatttcatcattaattaattaacctaattcctattaattaattaattaattaacacagcagaaaaacacaaaataaaaaaaccttaaaGCGACGGTTGTATTCGTTTACTGCAAGCTGCGAATACAATTCGAAATCCTGTAACGCGCTGTTTGTGTTGTTCCATGGTTGAATAATGCAGCGGTATCCAGGGTCGCCACTTACGGGGCTAACATCAAAGCcctaattcaaaaaaaaaaataaataaatacatcaaATCCCTAATTCCCTAATTAAGAAAACgaattagaattaattaaagcaTAGGCGATCAATAGGCGTACGCATATtgaatgtaaatttaatttgaCTTACGCCGCTCTTGGAAACTTGATCCTCATAGATGCGGATTTCCTCTTCGGTCATCGTACATTCGCATTCCTCATCGGATTCAAGCATTGATCTACACGtacaaaacaagcaaacaatCAGAACGTGAGTGAAACAGAGAGAGGGAAACAGAGcgaaaaagagagatagataGATAAAGAGcgaaagagagaatgaaagagattAACCTGGGTGTGATCGGAGATCCGATGGACGCGCGTGAGAAACTGAGCGTGAGTTTGAGAGGAGGCCGTGAGTCTGAGAGGAGGTGGCTGCGTGAGAGATTGTGAGATGGGTTATATATTTACACCAAGAGTTGATATTATCTAGAATTTAAATCTATATttgaaatacaaaatacaatCTCAAGTAGTTAGAAGGTGAGTCTCGGACTTCTTATCTTGTAGGTCTCTTCATATAAGTCACGTGAGGGTGTAATGTTATCATTAAAAagtttcaaatatgtaattaaatttttagattgattaagcttttatatttttatattattcttttaaattaattatttattaatatatattgttttgttgtatattttaattttagttactTGAGATTAATTatggagaaaaataataattatactaAGCTCCCATCAAATTCTATAGATTTAGCAAATTTGCTAGTAGATaattgcttaagaaaaaaaaaatcgaattatCATCCTAGTGATAGAGATCAAATCGGAAGagaatatatacaaaaaaagacCTTGTCAACTTTATTAATCTCTTAACCATTGAGAAAGATATATTGAAGACTATCACCAATGAAAGAATCATGGAGGGATTTCAAAGTATTAGGACTCATTAAGGgtaattgaataaattaacaCATTAGGTGAGACAAATTACATTGTAAGTTACATTTAtctgttttaaataaaaac
Coding sequences within it:
- the LOC132172944 gene encoding uncharacterized protein LOC132172944; translated protein: MLESDEECECTMTEEEIRIYEDQVSKSGGFDVSPVSGDPGYRCIIQPWNNTNSALQDFELYSQLAVNEYNRRFKEENRVLEFVKVLKAMGRRANLFVFYITFEAKDVGDGGKIKIYQAVIFYGVPDIEVASFRLKPDDHEQGSDNHGKEWLWEHEHLFREKEARMISIN